Genomic DNA from Telopea speciosissima isolate NSW1024214 ecotype Mountain lineage chromosome 2, Tspe_v1, whole genome shotgun sequence:
GGAATCCAGGACTGGATGAAGAGCTTCATGCCTCTGGCGTTGATGATGAACTGGGAGGAATGAGAGACGGAGTGGCGCGGCGTAGAAATCCTTCATCGATTGTGCCCCAAAGGAGTTCATCTCTTTTGCCTCGCCTATTGGGTATGGAGAGCCACATTATCTTTCTCCATCAACCCTGATTTGTGTGCCACAACAATGATGCCTGATGCCCTCCTTGGAGAAGTAGGAGAAGTGCAGAGTGACAGTGACCCGAActgagggggagagagagttcCAGAGAATTGAGATTCAATTTGGCTCCTCACTCTTTCCTCTCTCCCATTCTCTGTCTCTTCTCAGCCTTATATCAGTGTTAAATGGTGAAAACATGGGAGTCATGTCCACATTGAATAACGGATGGAAGGGTGTGAAGTGTAGACTTGGATTTCAGTCAGCTTTGGTTCCGTTATGGGTTGCCCTCTTTCTCTGAAGTCTGAAGTGCCGATATATCCGATTAATTATTCTGTTTATATTgcttctgtgtgtgtgtgtgtgtgtgtgtgtgcagaAGGAGAATCAGAGCCAGAATAAAGGTGAGAAGAAGTGCGAAGGACGAccggggggggggaagaaggaagatggATTCTGTTTATGGAGTGAGCTGCAGAAGGTGAGAAGAAGAGCGACGGAGAATGGgaatttattctatttcttattcgCTGCTCTTTTCAAAGTCATAGGTTGGGAGAGTGGATTTTGGGTGTGGATTGATGTTCCCAGCTTCAATTCATCAGATATCTTAAGTCACACAAGTCTTGGTTAgtgtcttcttctcctccaccacGTTCGTCTCATCCTCCACCAACTGGCCCTTTCTAATTTCTCCTACCGACCCCAGACGACTCCATTCCATCATCCTCACTATCTCCCTCCTTATGCACAGGAGCAGCTCTCTGGGGGTGCTCCACCAGAGGTCTATCTCCAGCCACCTCCTCACCTTGTCCCTCCCAATCCCGACCATGGAGCCAAACTGATAGCTTTACTGGGCACCAGCGGTTCTTCCAACATGGAATTTCCGGCTCCAACAATGCCTTTGCCATCTGCAGCATCTTTAATGGGTGCTGCATCagaattccccccccccccatcttgCCTTCGATGCCATCGGCGCTGTCCATCAACATGGCGACTCCCCAGTGGATCCCAATGGAGATTACCAAGCAGCAAGCTCCCCAAGGGATGACATTTAATTGGTAATCACGTAGTGTATGACGTTGACGTCAGGTTGCAGGGCGAGGTCCAGCCCCAGCTCGAGGTCACCCCAATCAGCAAATATGTCTCTGGTCTGGGACTTACCGATGGCTTGCAGATTGCAGTTAACAGGACATATATATGTTACGGACTGAAGTTGGGGGCGAATTTGCTGATGAGTTCTCTTCCACCTCACACATTTGTTTCTTTGGTTCACTCAAAACAATTGGTTTGATTCAAACCATTGTATTTGAATCAATCAATTTGAAAAGGGTGTAACTTACCAGGTGAAATAGAAGGGTAAAGTAGGGTTTTTGAAATAACCAGGGGAGGAGGAGTGGTGAAACTTTGCTTGTAGGgggagaataaaaaaagaagttcATGGTAGGGGACTTTGAGTAAATATAGGGTAAGTAGAGGGGAGAGATAGTAACTGCCCCTGAAAATTATGATTCAGATAATTTACATTTTCCACAAAACaataacaaactcagccttatcccaacttaatggggtcggctacatggatccaaacaagaCAAAGTAGGggaaactgaggtctaaacaacaaaggggaatgaagagatggggaaaagagaagagaaaagaaaaatggaaaatgaaagatgaaggattaaagtaagaggaaaaaggcacagcccagccagtcaggagaatctcagctaaatggggtctgctacatgaatccttgctctccaataggctctattcGATGTCATACTTGGTAGAAGACGTAGaatatgcatgtcttttctcacaacttctcctatggtcatttaggcctgcccctagctcttttagctccttcaatcgggatcatattgctcctccttactggggcgtccctaggcctccgttgaacatgaccataccacctcaaacgactctctctgAGCTTGTTATTGATAggagcaactcccaagtccgctAAAAaatgttcattccttattttatccttcctagtttttccgcacatccatcttaacatcctcatctctgctacatatagcttctcaatatgattCTTCTTAACTACCTAACATTctatcatagccggtcgtacaatagtcctatagaattttcctttaagctttaaaggaggAATACATCGGTCACATAGCACTCTGGACGCCCCTTtacacttcatccatcccactttaattctctgtgaaacatcatcctctatgtcaccttctttatttatgattgaaccctTCTTTATTTACATTTTCCATTGTATAATGCATAATTTggagtcatgactcatgagtttAAACAAAATTCCAGGAACTGGGCCCAACTGGTTTCAGCTGGTTGATTTCTAACCTGATGTGCTTTTTCCTCTAAAAATAAGTTACGATATACTATTTTTGGGAGTTCTGAAGTTCGGAAGCAAAGTCGTCAATTTACACTGTAACTTAGCATGGACACCTGTGTTGGTGACAGACATGGATACAATGTTTCAAATGACCATATTTAGTTCTGTTGATACATCAAATTGTCTAGAAATACATGTCTATGAAGGACTATTCTATGCATCATAATTTTCTTAATGAATAATTGATTTTAATAATGAGAGATGTATAGTATACAACAAAAGCAAATGAGCCAAGCCGACCCTaagcaaagaaaaatgaaagatagcACCCCCAAAACCTTAAAATGTAGTCATCCCCAACTGCAATATGACGTCTCACAACTCCTTTCCTAGCTTACTCATCAGCCAAGTAGTTCTCTCACCAAGATTTCCATTGGAACAACACATTGGCTGAAGAAGCCATATGTCATGATTAATAAATTAATCGATAATTAGATAAATTGTACATCAGTGATAGCTAAAAGATACTCACTTGATATCGATTTTTCCAAACAATATTATCAGTAATTTCTACCCATATAATTGATAAACTATACATGAAGGGAAGTGTTCGAGTCTATCACAGATGATGTTTTCTAAAGCTTCTGCAATATAAAGTCCATATGggtgaaagaaagaaatggagtgTATATGGCATGACTTGGTATTGAGTATATCCTGTCGCATTTGAACTGTACATAACCATTTATTGGTCATCATGCACTCTTGAATGCATTTAGTTGTTGGCCCAACAACTTTTTTGCGTTGGTGTAGGTCTTGTTGCTGATGAGAAACCTGAACATCAATTTGTCTACCATGATTTTGAACCAAGTCAACCAATTGTAAGTTTTGGTTTCCCCTTTGATAGTAGTTTATTCTTCTTTCTGACACACAAATAGCTTCTTCCAGTAATGAATgcatacatattttttttatgtcctTTGTTACTGCTAAAGTAACATGTTCAAGCTTCAAATCTTCTGAAGCTGGCTGTTGTTAGTGTTTTCTAACCTGGATAACTCATCATCCTGTTGAAGTGTTTTGACTGGGTGATCCGTTTCAACCAGTTTAAATCTGTCCCTCTACACTGTGAATTCGGCGAAATTTCATATACTATGTTATtaaaagaaatataagaaataaAACTGGAATAGTTTAAAACATTTATTCTGAAGGAGAAAGGTTTCCTACACACCCGTTTTAGGAACCCATTCCAACTCTCCCAACCCTTCTCTGCCACATGGACTAGATGATTAGGCATCTTGACTGTTGGATGGATGGGGAGTTCATTGGATAGGCTGCATATTAAGTTTGGTAACCAATGTCAACCAAATGATCCACCATTTATAGGCTTTCCCCTTGCTTTTTgaatgatccctactcttcaaACTGTTCCATGAAGAATTGACTTTTGTTAAAAATTTGGAGCCATTAAAACGGGCATGTAGAGAAATAAGATTGGTCTGAGATTGAACACATGACTTAGTGGTGATGTGGAAACTGGAAACATGTCCACTAAATTTGGGAATTCCAGAGCAGCCACATGGCAGTTATAGTGGGCATGTGGGAAAAGGTTCCTGCAATGGGCATCCTGGAACCCTGCCCCTATTTTAAATTgtcaaaaaattataataagccAGAATGTTATATGTGTCAGATGAATTACAGAAAAGGGGACagtgatgaaataaattttcaatcttttttctttGAAGTGTAAATTTTTATCTAGGGAAAAAGCCACAGGGGcagatatatatataactgCCATACTATGCTAGACCCCATAAGAATGGAATCTCTACAGACTAAGCAAAAAAAACCTGCTCCAGTAGCTTCAATTTATGTATTGTCTAAAGAGTTGAATTACGTACTAAAAGATTTGCTAAGATAAGACTTTCTTTTGCTTTATATTTTTCAAGATACTAGGATCAATGACCAAAATTCATCAATTGCGGATAGACTCTACATAAATTCTTCTGTGAAAAACATAATCTGCATAGATTCTATCCCTTTAGCAACTCCCTCTGCTTCTTCCACATATGGAAAGATGTCAGACAATACTTAAAAACATGGGGTAAGGTTTCTCATGAATCTGCTCTCACTGCTACAGCTCAAACAGAAATCTGCATCTTGTAGAGACACACCTTACCCCTACTGGTTTCCAAGGGGAAAAGAATCTCAGGGACTTGATGGGGAGTGACCTGAAATGTGGAACTTCTATTACACTAGTCACCTTTTTGATAGCCAGGGCACTTAAAAGATGCAGCAGGTTAATGAACTTCCAGCTATTAAGACGACTTCTTAGGATGGGAGTTCTCCCTATTATAATTGGAACACATCTGTCCATATAATCAGCAACAGGTGCATCATTATTTGAAGCGATTCTCTAGATATGAAGGTTGGTTTTTAGCAGAGATTGATAAGGGCGATCACTTGGTGCAGTGCTAAAAGCTTGGCCTCCCTGCATGAGGATGCGGGTTTGTTTGAGGGTGGAAAAATGCTGAAAGTGGGGACCAACCCCAATCCACCCCCACCCAGACCCAGTGAAAGTGGGACTTGCACCAACTTATATCCCTTTTTCTAtcgggattttcttattgataccccttaaggtgtcaaatagtttctaaccttatttttttatcctctatataatatacttttttttcattgagggtaaaagtgtcatttcacatgtgtactttAAAATATCCAAGACAATGACACTCTTTGAAATTGACATCATGGCAAGTCCCTCTCAAATCATTTTGAAAACCCCTTTTTACTCCTGAATCAAAAGAAGTTTAcatgttctaaatacacttatagTGGGGTCATTTATATTGTCCCTTTTCTATTAGAGATTTCTCACACATGTATTTCATTCCTAAAGTTTGTGTACACTTCCCAATTCTGAGCCATTGAGGACTGCTCCATAATATGCAATATCTAGCTTATCTTCCCCcatattttccttccctttccacTGTCCAAACTCTTGTCCCTCTAACCATTATAGGAGCCCCTGAATGAGCAAAATGAGAGGAGTCCCTCTAACAAGTAGCAGTGATTTTTCTCATTACTCTTTTTGTAAGTGCTTTTGGTGAACATCCGGATAACCTGGCTGTACCTCCCtgtcttgtttttgtttttacatTCTCACTTATTTTACTGCCAATGGCAGCAATCCAGCTATTAGCTCTACTTCAGTCTCAAAAACTGGTTAATGTTCAAAAGTCCATGTAAGCTGCTTAGCAAGTTAGCTTCAGGCCAAAAATTTTATGTGATTCTTTGCTGCAACTCATATGCTTGTGGTTTTAATCTTGTCATATCAATTTCAATTTGGTTGGCATAAAAAACTTTTGTTTTTACTGTAATGCAGTATATGTCATTTATGTTAAGAGTCTGCATACCTGATTTTAGTTTGGTGTGTTAAAATTCTTGTTCGTATGTTGTTTTGTGCGTCTATTATCATTTTGTTTGCTAATGGAGTATGGTTTGCTCTGGTCCCAACCTCTTATGAGCCTTCTTAGTTGGATATACTGATGCTCTCCTCTGGCTACTTTTACAATCCGATCCAACAGGGATTCTTTATCAAGTCAAAATGAGGGGGTAGTTCCCACCCAGGAACTACTTTACCATATTCTGAATTCAATGGTTTCAATAACTCCCCGCAACAGGTATATTGCCTGTTCGATTCCTTCTTCCTatcaaaaaaggggaaaaaaaaaattaaaaggtcACTTGCTCTAGTTATGTTTGCTGtagtttctttttatatttcCCCCTCCTGATTTTGTTCTTACACTCGTCTATTACCTACAATTATTTGTGGGCAAAACTATAGATTTCCTCCTCCCCAGTTTTTAGAGTTTTTAGATTTTAAACTTACAGGTAGAATTGGAATACAAAATCCATAAGCGCTACATCTAGATTCCTGAGTAGCAGTATGAGGACTCAAGTTTTAATCTCTGACCTGGTTTAAGTTACGTTCACAACAAAACCATTTTAGTAATTCTTTACAATGACTTTGATACTATTTAATATTTTCAGCTGATTCTGACCATAGTCACTTGTATATTTCAACTTCAAAACCTCTTAAACTCAAAATGTTTTTGTGATTCAACCacaatttattgatttttatccCATGAGTAGCACGGAGAGGTTCGGGACTGAACAATTAATTTCTTACTTCCCAGAGTAAGAAATAATTTCCCATAAATACTCTCTGGAGGTTTCTaacattttatgaaaatttcaAATGCTTCTTCAATCAGTTGTGTGGAACTGAcatgttcttcttctctctaaatTTTCTGAAGCCTAAGATTATTGTTGCAGCTTATTGATTTATTGAATCAAACATTTCCTTTGGTATTTTACTTTGATATTCTTTGAACTTTTAAGTCCTTGTGTTCAGTTAGCACTAGGACTAAAAAGAGGTTTCTAGGACAATCTCATTAACCAAAACCTCCCATCTAGTCTTATTTTTAACTTTGACGCATGAGAAAAACATAGACTTTCTGTAACCATTATTTGCTTTTACTTTTGAGTGTATGAAGCATGTTGCTTACTCCTCTATAGCCTTGGATTGTTGGTGACATTTTCGTTGGTACAGAGGTGGGTTTTATCATCAAATGATGTCATTACCAAAAGCTTCAGAGGTGCTGCAGACTGCAGTAGCAATTGTTACAAGCGAGAACAATGATCAACCAAGTTGAACTGCTGGAAGCTTTCTGTAATCtatcttccttctcttttatacCAGCAATATTGTCTGGGTGGTGGAAATGCATTTCCTGAGTTACATGGGCTCATTGTCTAAGTTAAAGTTTTTTCGTCTATCCACTCTCATGGAGAAGTTTTTGCTGTAGTATTGTTGCCACAGTGATGGATGGGATTACAGCACATAGCTGAGTGGGGGAAAAAAACTTTCTAGCTTAGTTTATGTGGCTTCTAATAGAGattttaatattataataaaaatgcTCTCCATTGTAATAACTTGGTTCTTAattcaaataaattttattcTATTAGTTCTATTGTACTTTCAATACCTTGTCTAATTAACTCATCGAAGCGATTTCCCAACTGATCGGGTTGGCTATACAGATTATATTTCACCATTCAACTTGTATTTTTTGTCATTGCAGCTGCCTACCTGAAGTACCCATCCTCCTTAACCTGGATTGACTTCGTTTTTTAAATTTGGAAGGTTGAATGCTCTACTTGGACTGAAATCATTTAGTTTCTGTTTTGAGTACCGTTCAAACAAATAAGTTCATTGGCAATAGTTAAGTCTTATCACTTAAGGATGTTTCCCCTTCACCTGAAATGAactattttgttattattattatcaaaatatgattaaattagAAAATCAATATTTCATTAAATATCTACCTGGTCCCATGCAGAATGAGAAGTTTAAGTTGGTTTTGCACTCTACTGAAGCATCATCTCATGCCTACAACAAATGCTATGAAAAGCAATCAAGTTCTAGATGTGCtcctttgaaaatttttatctGCATTCTTAGATGATGAGTGGTGTGGGAAGCCACAATAATTCCACTCCAAATGATCTCAAAACACAAATTTAGGGATTCTTCAAGGGAAAATCCTACTTTACAGTAACTAATCAGAAGTGGGTTTCGATGTCTGCTAGATCTGTAAAGCTATGGTTTTCAGACTGAGGAGGAAATGGGAGGCTGATTATGGTAGCTCCATATGACGGCTTTCTTAGTAGAGGATGAGGAAGGGAGGGTTAGTAGGGGGATTTGAAAATCAAAGGCTTCTCCAGGAGTACCTGCATTTGTTTGGGTCTTGACCCTGAACAAGATCTTGACTTGAGATATCCTGCAACATAAGGGGTGATATTTAGCTTATAGATGCTTTTGGTGGAGTGAAAACGAATCTGCAGTTCACatgttcctctctttctctctccttaacAACTTCTGCTCCATGCTCATTTCCTGTCTAGATATGTGCACGGGTGTCAAGATTCATGTCTGATGGTCCTAGTACATCACTAAGAGTGGGGTGGGCCGTGCAATGGCCTTTACCCAAGTTGCAAACAAAGAGATTGGTTGGCACTTACTGTTTTACCAATCACAAGTACACATGCGTATCAACACCCCACCCCACACAGACGAAGATCTACCAATTGATACAATCCAAAAAACAATAGAATAAACATGAACAATTACAACATAGAGATTTTATGTGGTTCGGTAAGAGTGCCTACATTCATGGTGCAATGCCCCCATATCAAGGCTTCGTATATTGTTGATGCGTTTTTTTCGACCACATCCACGATCGGGAGCACCAAACCTCAATTCGTATCGCACCCACAACACAAGAGCATCAATCACTGAAACAACGATTCTTGCACCCACAAGGAACCCCGAGGTCTACAACCCAACAAACTAGCAAACACCCACTTGATAGTGATTacaatatttaaaaataaaaaaaaaccataataaCAAACCCAACCCTCAATACATGAGTCAACTAGGAATCTCAACTATCAATGATCCTAAAACAATACAAAAATGAGTTTGCAAGATGTCGTGTTACCTTCCTTGAAGTAAAAACACAACCTTAAAAAGAACTTTCAGGTATCAACCTGAAACTCTTTCAAAACTTCTCTGAGAGATGCAGGTATCAATTGATCAACGAACAATATAGAAccgttttctcttctcttctctcctcttctttccttgAGATGCCTTTTCACctctctattctcttttcttgcaTCCAAACTAACAAAGAAGTCCCAAAAACTTCTTTAAATAGTCTCACAAAAATCCTAATCCCATAGCCATTGGTTTGTTTGAGAATGCATGAAGGTTGGCATTTGAGACCACAAGTTGAAGTCtggtatttttcctattttgggTGGGAAATGAactaattattatttctttataGCAATAATGAACTCATTTATCATCAAAAGGGTGAAGTTACAAATATCTTCACAGGAACTAAGTATTGAAGTACATCTTTTCTTAGCAATTAACCGAATTCCACTTTTCATGTGGAGATCAAACTTTCCAATTTGTAACCTTTTATTTAGACAAGATCCTATAGTTGGGAGCCTGGGATCATGCAGGTGAATGAGCCGCACCCCAATGGTTGGCGGTGTAGTTTGGAATCCATCATTGTCTTAATCCAATCAAACTATGTGTCAAAAAGGTGATAAgaagcaaaacaaaacaaaacttaaAACTAAACATGAGTTGAAATGATGAACTAAAATCctaaggctctgtttgtttaaAATTTTACCTGGACTGATAAGAAGGAAGTCCTTCGTCCTTTTCCCTCACCATTCCAAGCCATGGCTTTGGCTTCTTATACCTACACTTTTACATATCCCCATTAACTCTAATGGAATTTTGTTCAAAACTCTGACTGATGCTAACATTTTGCTTCTATTGCCAAGTGAAAACAGTATTGTTCTGTTTTCCATGGAGgatgtaattatttttaatttttttattattaaaaaaagaagaagggtttaAAGGGGTTTTTGCCGATTTCCTCCAGAAACGATCCGTCTCGTTTCGGCTTTAACTTACTTGTGCCGTTCTAGAATCTCTTATTAAAAGCTGAACTGCTGAACTGAGGTACAAAGCTCTTCTCACATCTCTCTgggagagcgagagagcgaaaATGCAGCAAAATCATCAATCACCGATGCTACAGTCACCAGCGAGGCTTGGCCTTACAAACCCTAATTCACCGTCTCTCTCTAATCCTGCAACCCCTAAACTCTCCTCACAGACCCCTCAGCATCAACAGCACTTCGTTCCCCATCAtcaacaacagcagcaacagccGCAGCAGACTCCATCAACAACTGCCTCTTTAACTACCACAACCACATCTTCAGCCCTACTccccctccttcctcctctctctcgAGCTCAATCTATCCTCCTCCAGATGGCCTCACTCGCCACCAGACTCTTCGAAGTCTCGCCCAACCGATCCATGTGGCTCTCCTCCTACCGTGGCTCCCTCCCTACCTTCCTCCCTTCCCAGAATCAGTTCCAGCACCATGACTCATCATCCTCTCCATCCACCACCAAAGAAATCCTCTCCCTCTTCAACGCTCTTCAGACCCAACTCTTCGAGGCCGTTGCCCAACTCCAAGAAATCCTCGATCTCCAAGACGCCAAGCAGAAGATCGCTTCCGAAATCCGTTCTAAGGACTCTGCCATGCGCGCCTTCGCTAACAAGATGAAGGATGCCGAGCACGTTCTCGACCTCCTTGTCGATGATTATGCTGATTATCGCCGTCCCAAACGCTCCAAATCTACTACAACTCCCGCGGAAGGTACCGCCATTACGGAATCGTCTTCTTCTGCAAGCGACACCACCATTACATCGTC
This window encodes:
- the LOC122652059 gene encoding mediator of RNA polymerase II transcription subunit 4, producing the protein MQQNHQSPMLQSPARLGLTNPNSPSLSNPATPKLSSQTPQHQQHFVPHHQQQQQQPQQTPSTTASLTTTTTSSALLPLLPPLSRAQSILLQMASLATRLFEVSPNRSMWLSSYRGSLPTFLPSQNQFQHHDSSSSPSTTKEILSLFNALQTQLFEAVAQLQEILDLQDAKQKIASEIRSKDSAMRAFANKMKDAEHVLDLLVDDYADYRRPKRSKSTTTPAEGTAITESSSSASDTTITSSLRLSDIMSYAHRISYTTFAPPEFGAGVAPLRGAMPPAPQEEQMRASQLYNFADLDVGLPKTVESEKKAIETLIEAAPLQPPQPADANQLLDLTVIKGLFPPQLTVPSGWRPGMPVELPTDMPLVPPPGWKPGDPVPLPSLDSIVLPGNREEQQPRPVVPQMPPPKAPEPIQVRHVQLDINPDEDDASSDYSSDMGSSEEDDED